In Streptomyces sp. P3, one DNA window encodes the following:
- a CDS encoding rhomboid family intramembrane serine protease, with product MISNWNGNRTPGRAIRAPAAPVTYGLIVLCCLIFLIGPASGLDPAYGTGDELLAAQRAYFRRWGVVPAELFEGAPRAVLTPATALFVHGSWVHLLGNMLFLYVFGAMTEDRMGRVEFTLFTVGCGYLALLGYAAANAGSSQSLVGASGGISAVLGAFLYLFPRARVTSLLPFLFFLPLRFPAWVVLPFWAALQWAAAGQASQGPGVAYLAHLMGFGLGLVYAWARFGNRKGPTGRPGRAAAGDGRAARVKAAPAPASEGENQP from the coding sequence ATGATCAGCAACTGGAACGGGAACCGGACGCCCGGCAGAGCGATCCGGGCCCCCGCGGCGCCGGTGACCTACGGACTGATCGTCCTGTGCTGCCTGATCTTCCTGATCGGCCCCGCCTCGGGCCTCGATCCGGCGTACGGGACCGGTGACGAGCTGCTGGCCGCGCAACGGGCCTATTTCCGGCGCTGGGGCGTGGTGCCCGCCGAGCTCTTCGAGGGCGCGCCCCGGGCCGTCCTCACACCCGCGACCGCCCTCTTCGTCCACGGCAGCTGGGTGCACCTGCTGGGCAACATGCTCTTCCTCTACGTCTTCGGGGCGATGACCGAGGACCGGATGGGCCGCGTCGAGTTCACACTCTTCACCGTCGGCTGCGGCTACCTGGCCCTGCTGGGCTACGCCGCCGCGAACGCCGGGTCGTCGCAGTCCCTGGTCGGCGCCTCCGGGGGGATCTCCGCGGTGCTCGGCGCGTTCCTGTACCTGTTCCCCCGGGCGCGGGTCACCAGTCTTCTTCCCTTCCTGTTCTTCCTGCCGCTGCGATTCCCGGCGTGGGTCGTGCTGCCCTTCTGGGCGGCCCTGCAGTGGGCGGCGGCGGGACAGGCGTCCCAGGGCCCGGGGGTGGCCTACCTGGCGCACCTGATGGGCTTTGGCCTCGGGCTCGTCTACGCGTGGGCCCGTTTCGGGAACAGGAAGGGTCCGACCGGACGCCCGGGAAGGGCGGCGGCGGGCGACGGGCGGGCGGCTAGAGTGAAGGCCGCCCCAGCTCCGGCCTCCGAGGGAGAGAACCAGCCGTGA
- a CDS encoding NYN domain-containing protein — translation MVESAGGGPGDGAAEMLDRPLPDGVRRRVVTIVSDGFGGLTVGELPAQLRQYARFAPNRRAKFAGNAMAAALETDPLFRQRIAEKLREAQPELSGALDSGSPTPAADPLDVAAAAYVLRPVGWVKLVTSAGEEAQRADAERADEESRAELERLREELERAREQIRSDTERLRAELDAAKKETESLHRKLRSALSDVKRGEAALRKVQGEMETVRAEGHTQVSAAESESRRLKARLGETEAALEAARRAAREGRSVEDMRVRLLLDTVLDAAQGLRRELALPPVSVRPAETVDAVEPGRMTPKDIAARALSEHDPAILDQLLALPQAHLVVDGYNVTKTGYPQMPLEKQRLRLLGQLSQLAAQTGAEVTCVFDGAELVAPVLLAPPRGVRVLFSKPGVTADELIRQLVRAEPPGRPVIVASTDREVADGIAKAGARPVASAVLLKRLS, via the coding sequence ATGGTGGAGAGCGCAGGCGGGGGGCCGGGCGACGGCGCCGCCGAGATGCTCGACCGTCCGCTGCCGGACGGCGTGCGGCGCAGGGTCGTCACGATCGTCTCCGACGGCTTCGGCGGACTGACCGTCGGCGAACTGCCCGCCCAGTTGCGCCAGTACGCCCGTTTCGCGCCCAACCGGCGTGCCAAGTTCGCGGGCAACGCGATGGCGGCCGCGCTGGAGACCGATCCACTCTTCAGGCAGCGCATCGCCGAGAAGCTCAGAGAGGCCCAGCCGGAACTGTCCGGCGCTCTCGACTCCGGCTCGCCCACCCCGGCCGCGGACCCGCTCGACGTGGCGGCCGCGGCCTACGTTCTGCGGCCCGTCGGCTGGGTGAAGCTGGTGACGTCGGCCGGCGAGGAGGCCCAGCGGGCCGACGCCGAGCGGGCCGACGAGGAGAGCCGCGCCGAACTGGAGCGGCTGCGTGAGGAGCTCGAGCGGGCGCGTGAGCAGATCCGGTCGGACACCGAGCGGCTGCGCGCCGAGTTGGACGCGGCGAAGAAGGAGACGGAGTCGCTGCACCGCAAGCTGCGGTCGGCCCTCAGCGACGTCAAGCGCGGAGAAGCCGCCCTGCGCAAGGTGCAGGGCGAGATGGAGACCGTGCGCGCCGAGGGGCATACCCAGGTGTCCGCCGCGGAGAGCGAGTCACGGCGGCTGAAGGCGCGTCTGGGTGAGACTGAGGCCGCTCTGGAGGCCGCCCGGCGCGCGGCCCGCGAGGGGCGCAGCGTCGAGGACATGCGGGTGCGGCTGCTGCTGGACACGGTGCTCGACGCGGCCCAGGGACTGCGGCGTGAGCTGGCGCTGCCGCCGGTGTCGGTGCGTCCGGCGGAGACCGTCGACGCGGTCGAACCGGGACGAATGACCCCGAAGGACATCGCCGCGCGTGCCCTGTCGGAGCACGATCCGGCCATTCTCGACCAGTTGCTCGCGCTGCCGCAGGCGCATCTCGTCGTCGACGGCTACAACGTCACCAAGACCGGCTATCCGCAGATGCCGTTGGAGAAGCAGCGGCTGCGGCTCCTGGGGCAGCTCTCGCAACTCGCCGCGCAGACCGGCGCCGAGGTCACCTGTGTCTTCGACGGCGCCGAACTCGTCGCTCCGGTGCTGCTCGCGCCGCCGCGCGGGGTGCGGGTGCTGTTCTCCAAGCCGGGCGTCACGGCCGACGAGCTGATCCGGCAGCTGGTGCGGGCCGAGCCGCCCGGCCGGCCGGTCATCGTCGCCTCGACCGACCGCGAGGTGGCCGACGGGATCGCGAAGGCGGGTGCCCGACCGGTGGCTTCCGCGGTACTTCTGAAGCGACTGTCCTGA
- a CDS encoding C40 family peptidase, with the protein MASHRRPKQPSRARVTVLTTAAAAAVVLSSQAANAAPSEKLSKDEVKSKVDKLYEEAEQATEKFNGAKEKQEKFQKEISTIQDNVARGQADLNELRDSMGLAAAAQYRTGSIDPSLQLLLSSNPDDYLDKASAADQLSGHQVEALKKIQEKQRELAQERSEASSKLKDLATTRTELGKKKKEVQAKLAEAQKLLNSLTAKEKAALSAADARASRDAGERVDLGDAPAGSGRAMAAFQAAQTQLGKPYEYGATGTATYDCSGLTSWAYAQAGVHISRTSQAQANDGTRIYSQSGLKVGDLVIFYGDQHHVGLYAGNGQVLHAPRTGTVVRYESINNMPFQFGVRI; encoded by the coding sequence GTGGCGTCCCATCGTCGACCGAAGCAGCCGAGTCGCGCACGCGTGACCGTGCTGACCACCGCAGCCGCCGCTGCCGTCGTGCTGAGCTCACAGGCCGCCAACGCGGCGCCGAGTGAGAAGCTCAGCAAGGACGAGGTCAAGAGCAAGGTCGACAAGCTCTACGAAGAGGCGGAGCAGGCCACCGAGAAGTTCAACGGGGCCAAGGAGAAGCAGGAGAAGTTCCAGAAGGAGATCTCCACCATCCAGGACAACGTCGCCCGCGGTCAGGCCGACCTCAACGAGCTGCGCGACTCCATGGGTCTGGCGGCCGCGGCCCAGTACCGCACCGGCTCCATCGACCCGTCCCTGCAGCTGCTCCTCTCCTCGAACCCGGACGACTACCTGGACAAGGCGTCCGCCGCCGACCAGCTCAGCGGCCATCAGGTCGAGGCGCTGAAGAAGATCCAGGAGAAGCAGCGCGAGCTCGCGCAGGAGCGCAGCGAGGCGTCCTCCAAGCTCAAGGACCTCGCCACCACCCGCACCGAGCTGGGCAAGAAAAAGAAGGAAGTCCAGGCGAAGCTGGCCGAGGCGCAGAAGCTCCTCAACTCGCTGACCGCCAAGGAGAAGGCCGCGCTCTCCGCCGCCGACGCCCGCGCCAGCCGCGACGCCGGCGAGCGGGTCGACCTCGGCGACGCCCCGGCCGGCTCCGGCCGGGCCATGGCCGCCTTCCAGGCCGCCCAGACCCAGCTCGGCAAGCCGTACGAGTACGGCGCCACCGGCACCGCCACGTACGACTGCTCGGGTCTGACGTCCTGGGCCTACGCCCAGGCCGGCGTCCACATCTCGCGCACCTCGCAGGCCCAGGCCAACGACGGGACGCGCATCTACAGCCAGTCCGGCCTCAAGGTCGGCGACCTGGTCATCTTCTACGGCGACCAGCACCACGTCGGCCTGTACGCGGGCAACGGCCAGGTGCTGCACGCCCCGCGCACCGGCACCGTCGTGCGCTACGAGTCGATCAACAACATGCCGTTCCAGTTCGGCGTCCGGATCTGA
- a CDS encoding NlpC/P60 family protein: protein MGSHRRLAQSGFDRGACGALSVLSVAAAALGAVSAVPAAAAPHDGTRAEVDRLYAESEKATEAYNKADEHADTLREQVGRAQDHIARQQERVNGMRERLGSVAGAQYRSGGLDPSLALLFSADPEEYLAEASVLDRVTAHQATEMRTLQNALRELTQERSEAARKLAEWEKSRGAVARHKRTVEQKLARARQLLDSLPSGERAAYDRASRSGRDGLPGLTGDVRVPGRAGAAVAAARSALGKPYVWGANGPSGFDCSGLMQWSYAQAGVSLPRTSQAQAHAGRRVPLSQARPGDLVTYRLDASHVGMYVGNGQVIHAPYPGAPVRYDPVGMLPVSSVTRP from the coding sequence GTGGGGTCCCATCGTCGCCTTGCACAGTCCGGGTTCGACCGGGGCGCCTGCGGCGCCCTGAGCGTGCTGTCCGTCGCGGCCGCCGCACTCGGCGCCGTCTCAGCCGTACCGGCCGCGGCCGCGCCGCACGACGGCACCCGTGCCGAGGTGGACCGTCTCTACGCGGAGTCCGAGAAGGCCACCGAGGCCTACAACAAGGCCGACGAGCACGCCGACACCCTGCGCGAACAGGTCGGCCGGGCCCAGGACCACATCGCGCGACAGCAGGAGCGTGTCAACGGCATGCGGGAGCGGCTCGGTTCGGTGGCCGGCGCCCAGTACCGCTCCGGCGGACTCGACCCCTCGCTGGCGCTGCTGTTCTCCGCCGACCCCGAGGAATACCTCGCCGAGGCGTCCGTCCTCGACCGCGTCACCGCCCACCAGGCCACCGAGATGCGCACCCTGCAGAACGCGCTGCGCGAGCTCACCCAGGAGCGCTCCGAGGCCGCCCGCAAGCTCGCCGAGTGGGAGAAGAGCCGGGGGGCCGTCGCCCGCCACAAGCGGACCGTGGAGCAGAAGCTCGCCCGGGCCCGGCAGCTGCTCGACTCGCTGCCCTCCGGTGAACGCGCCGCCTACGACCGGGCCTCGAGGTCCGGCCGCGACGGCCTGCCCGGCCTCACCGGCGACGTCCGGGTGCCGGGCCGGGCGGGCGCCGCCGTGGCCGCCGCCCGCTCCGCGCTCGGCAAGCCGTACGTCTGGGGCGCCAACGGCCCCTCAGGCTTCGACTGCTCGGGCCTCATGCAGTGGTCGTACGCGCAGGCCGGGGTCTCGCTGCCGCGCACCTCGCAGGCCCAGGCGCACGCCGGACGGCGGGTGCCGCTCTCCCAGGCACGGCCCGGCGACCTCGTCACCTACCGCTTGGACGCCAGCCATGTCGGCATGTACGTCGGCAACGGGCAGGTCATCCACGCCCCCTACCCGGGCGCGCCGGTGCGCTACGACCCGGTCGGGATGCTGCCGGTGTCGTCCGTCACCAGGCCCTGA
- a CDS encoding glycosyltransferase 87 family protein, with product MQTTDAGRPLTGLLTTWGVTRSVLLLFVFKVLTFPGPDVTSDVWATYHGWYEVLGGGAFPAADVTWQYPPAAALAILSPGLLPFLDYASAFFVLAFLADLAVLVLLLHTGLRPGRSLRGAWMWTTGAALLGPTLYARYDVMVTAVAVGALVAGVRHPRVMGTLTGFAALLKVWPVLLLAGAARRRAWGAAAVTAVALSGVFALAMPGAFAFLSSQRDRGTEVESVGALALHVARQFGWRGEVLFRYGSLEFTGPYVDVVNDVALGLTALAFGWLLLWRLTARRLRPHTLPEAAFTAVLLFTVTSRVISPQYLVWLIGLAAVCLCFRDSRMTLPAALVLVASPVTVLEFPVWFADVVASSPLGVGLMLLRNGLLVAAALIAAVRLWRSTARTPGPAAPSGRRARDGERAVSPLTGPDPAGPRPDPDLRAAPGDAAGPQ from the coding sequence GTGCAGACGACGGACGCGGGACGGCCCTTGACGGGCCTGTTGACGACCTGGGGCGTGACCCGGAGCGTCCTGCTGCTCTTCGTCTTCAAGGTGCTCACGTTCCCGGGCCCGGACGTCACCAGCGACGTCTGGGCCACCTACCACGGCTGGTACGAGGTGCTCGGCGGCGGCGCGTTCCCGGCGGCCGACGTCACCTGGCAGTACCCGCCCGCCGCCGCCCTCGCGATCCTCTCCCCGGGTCTGCTGCCGTTCCTCGACTACGCGTCGGCGTTCTTCGTGCTGGCCTTCCTCGCCGACCTCGCCGTCCTCGTGCTCCTCCTGCACACGGGCCTGCGCCCCGGCCGGTCGCTGCGCGGCGCCTGGATGTGGACGACGGGGGCCGCGCTGCTCGGCCCCACCCTGTACGCCCGTTACGACGTGATGGTGACGGCGGTCGCGGTCGGCGCGCTGGTCGCGGGCGTGCGGCATCCCCGGGTGATGGGCACGCTGACGGGCTTCGCGGCGCTGCTGAAGGTGTGGCCGGTGCTGCTGCTGGCGGGCGCCGCGCGCAGGCGGGCCTGGGGCGCGGCGGCGGTGACGGCCGTCGCGCTGTCCGGTGTGTTCGCGCTGGCCATGCCCGGCGCTTTCGCCTTCCTCTCGTCCCAGCGCGACCGGGGCACCGAGGTGGAGTCCGTGGGCGCCCTCGCCCTCCATGTCGCGCGGCAGTTCGGCTGGCGGGGCGAGGTGCTGTTCCGCTACGGCTCCCTGGAGTTCACCGGCCCGTACGTGGACGTGGTCAACGACGTGGCGCTCGGACTCACGGCGCTCGCGTTCGGCTGGCTGTTGCTGTGGCGGCTGACCGCGCGGCGCCTTCGGCCGCACACGCTCCCCGAGGCCGCCTTCACGGCGGTGCTGCTGTTCACCGTCACCAGCCGGGTGATCAGTCCGCAGTACCTGGTGTGGCTGATCGGCCTCGCGGCGGTCTGTCTGTGCTTCCGCGACAGCCGGATGACCCTGCCGGCCGCCCTGGTCCTGGTCGCCTCGCCGGTGACGGTGCTCGAGTTCCCGGTCTGGTTCGCGGACGTCGTCGCGAGCAGCCCCCTCGGCGTCGGTCTGATGCTCCTGCGCAACGGGCTGCTGGTGGCCGCCGCCCTCATCGCCGCCGTACGACTGTGGCGCTCGACGGCGAGGACGCCCGGTCCCGCCGCCCCGTCCGGTCGGCGGGCCCGCGACGGCGAGCGCGCCGTGTCCCCTCTGACCGGCCCCGATCCTGCCGGCCCGCGGCCCGACCCGGACCTCCGGGCGGCCCCGGGTGATGCCGCAGGGCCGCAGTGA
- a CDS encoding glycosyltransferase family 4 protein, whose translation MHKTLIVTNDFPPRPGGIQAFLHNMALRLDPDRLVVYASTWKRSRECVEATAAFDAEQPFTVVRDSTTMLLPTPGATRRAAGLLREHGCTSVWFGAAAPLGMMAPALRRAGARRLVATTHGHEAGWAQLPAARQLLGRIGESTDTITYLGEYTRSRIATALSAEAAGRMTQLPPGVDEKTFHPGSGGDEVRARLGLTDRPVVVCVSRLVPRKGQDTLILAMPRILAAQPDAVLLIVGGGPYEKHLRRLARERGVAGSVRFTGAVPWSQLPAHYGAGDVFAMPCRTRRGGLDVEGLGIVYLEASATGLPVVAGDSGGAPDAVLDGETGWVVRGGSPAETAERIVVLLGDAELRRRMGEHGRQWVEERWRWDLLADRLRSLLDAPS comes from the coding sequence ATGCACAAGACCCTGATCGTAACGAACGACTTCCCGCCCCGTCCGGGCGGCATCCAGGCGTTCCTGCACAACATGGCGCTCCGCCTGGATCCCGACCGCCTGGTCGTCTACGCGTCCACCTGGAAGCGCTCACGCGAGTGCGTCGAGGCGACGGCCGCGTTCGACGCCGAGCAGCCCTTCACCGTCGTCCGGGACTCCACGACGATGCTGCTGCCGACACCCGGAGCGACCCGGCGCGCGGCCGGGCTGCTGCGGGAGCACGGCTGCACCTCGGTGTGGTTCGGGGCGGCGGCGCCGCTCGGGATGATGGCGCCGGCGCTGCGCCGGGCGGGCGCCCGGCGGCTGGTGGCCACCACCCATGGGCACGAGGCCGGGTGGGCGCAGTTGCCGGCCGCCCGGCAGTTGCTCGGCCGCATCGGCGAGAGCACGGACACGATCACCTACCTGGGCGAGTACACCCGCTCACGGATCGCGACGGCGCTGAGCGCCGAGGCGGCCGGGCGGATGACGCAGCTGCCGCCGGGCGTCGACGAGAAGACCTTCCACCCGGGCTCGGGCGGCGACGAGGTCCGTGCGCGGCTCGGGCTGACCGACCGACCGGTGGTGGTGTGCGTCTCGCGGCTGGTGCCGCGCAAGGGCCAGGACACGCTGATCCTGGCCATGCCCCGGATCCTGGCCGCCCAGCCGGACGCGGTGCTTCTGATCGTCGGGGGCGGCCCGTACGAGAAGCACCTGCGCCGGCTCGCGCGTGAGAGGGGAGTCGCGGGCTCGGTCCGCTTCACGGGCGCCGTGCCCTGGTCCCAGCTGCCCGCCCACTACGGCGCCGGGGACGTCTTCGCGATGCCGTGCCGGACACGGCGGGGCGGCCTCGACGTCGAGGGCCTCGGAATCGTCTACCTGGAGGCCTCGGCGACCGGACTGCCCGTCGTCGCCGGCGACTCCGGGGGTGCGCCCGACGCCGTGCTCGACGGGGAGACGGGCTGGGTCGTGCGCGGCGGCTCGCCGGCCGAGACCGCCGAACGGATCGTCGTCCTGCTCGGGGACGCCGAACTGCGCCGCCGGATGGGGGAGCACGGACGGCAGTGGGTGGAGGAGCGGTGGCGCTGGGACCTTTTGGCGGACAGGCTGCGCAGCCTCCTCGACGCCCCGTCCTAG